A single region of the Sorghum bicolor cultivar BTx623 chromosome 7, Sorghum_bicolor_NCBIv3, whole genome shotgun sequence genome encodes:
- the LOC8073231 gene encoding indole-3-glycerol phosphate synthase, chloroplastic, which produces MESLLASRSIRSSFSAIAASTRGASPRPSRVATLAGSGARPSRPLRAGPMDSILEVLAQDDMLNAKELVQWENGLSFNDIAARQGIRIRRHFRPTASLKQIEEELGAPRNILEKIVWDKEIEVAQGHAKKPIEEVTQAARKAPPSRDFYGALEAAYKRNGVPALIAEVKKASPSRGVLRENFNPVEIAQAYEKNGAACLSILTDEKYFQGSFENLEKVRTSGVKCPLLCKEFVIDKWQIYNARSKGADAILLIAAVLPDIDIRNFLQICEELGMTALIEVHDEREMERVLNINGVKLIGINNRSLETFVVDTSNTKMLLEKHGDSIREKGILVVGESGLFTPDDVAYVQNAGVSAVLVGESLVKQECPGRAIVGLFGKELLH; this is translated from the exons GGGCGCTTCCCCAAGGCCCTCGCGCGTCGCCACCCTCGCCGGCAGCGGCGCCCGCCCCTCCCGCCCGCTCCGTGCCGGCCCCATG GACTCGATTCTTGAGGTTCTGGCACAGGACGATATGCTGAACGCAAAGGAGCTGGTCCAATGGGAGAATGGCTTGTCATTCAATGACATagcagctagacaggggattcGCATCCGCAGGCACTTCCGCCCCACTGCCTCCTTGAAGCAGATAGAGGAGGAGCTGGGAGCCCCTCGCAACATCCTAGAGAAGATCGTTTGGGACAAGGAGATTGAAGTAGCTCAG GGGCATGCTAAGAAGCCTATTGAGGAGGTGACTCAGGCTGCAAGGAAAGCCCCTCCTTCAAGAGACTTCTATGGCGCTTTAGAAGCTGCCTACAAGCGTAATGGGGTGCCTGCATTAATTGCTGAGGTCAAGAAAGCATCCCCGAGTAGGGGTGTGCTCAGGGAGAACTTTAATCCT GTTGAAATTGCTCAAGCTTATGAAAAGAATGGAGCTGCATGTTTGAGCATTTTGACGGATGAGAAGTACTTTCAG GGAAGCTTTGAGAATCTTGAGAAGGTGCGCACCTCAGGAGTGAAG TGTCCCCTTCTCTGCAAAGAGTTTGTCATTGATAAGTGGCAAATCTATAATGCTCGCTCTAAGGGTGCTGATGCAATTCTACTAATTGCTGCTGTACTACCAGACATTGACATAAGGAATTTTCTTCAGATTTGCGAAGAGTTGGGAATGACAGCTCTTATTGAG GTTCATGATGAAAGAGAGATGGAGCGTGTGCTGAATATAAATGGAGTTAAGCTTATTGGTATCAATAATCGAAGCCTTG AGACATTTGTTGTTGATACTTCGAACACCAAGATGTTGCTTGAGAAGCATGGCGATAGCATCAGGGAGAAGGGAATTTTG GTTGTTGGTGAATCAGGTTTGTTTACTCCGGATGATGTTGCTTATGTTCAGAATGCTGGTGTTTCTGCT GTTTTGGTTGGGGAATCTCTGGTGAAGCAAGAGTGCCCTGGACGAGCCATTGTTGGGTTATTTGGCAAAGAACTGCTGCATTGA